Genomic segment of Passer domesticus isolate bPasDom1 chromosome 4, bPasDom1.hap1, whole genome shotgun sequence:
TGCCTTAACCTTCTGCAGTCTCTTTCAACCCGCTTCATTTTATTTTGGCTtatgctgcagcagccacatgTGTAAGTACTTGCCCTCGTGTAGTgggcagagggagagaaagTCCTAATATATCTTTTATCTGTAAGAGGAACTTATTTTTTTTGAGTGACTCCAGTGACTTGAGAAGGGGTTCTCACACCTGCTGGAAAATCTGGTACCCTTAAAGTCACCACATATAAACTGATAAAACGTGGAGCATGACAGGCTgtaactttggggttttttgtttacCTTCCCTGCTAATTCCAGCTCTCGGGGAAGGCAAAGACAACTTTGTTCAGTGCCCCATGGAAGCTCTGAAATGGGAGGAGAGGAAGTGCCTTATCCTGGAGGAGATCCTTGCATACAAGCCCGACATCTTGTGCCTTCAGGAAGTTGACCACTACTTCGACACCTTTGAGCCGCTCCTCAGCCGCTTGGGCTACCAGTGCACTTTCTTCCCGAAGCCGTGGTCACCGTGCCTCGACGTGGAGCACAACAACGGCCCGGATGGCTGCGCCATGTTCTTCCTCAAGGAGCGCTTCGAGCTCGTCAGCAGTGCCAACATCCGCCTGACCGCCATGAAGCTGAAGACCAACCAGGTGGCCATTGCTCAGACGCTGAAGTGCCACGAAACCGGGAGGCTCTTCTGCATCGCCGTCACCCACCTGAAGGCCCGCACGGGCTGGGAGAGGTTCcgctctgctcagggctgtgacCTCCTCCAGAACCTGAAGAACATCACCCAAGGAGCAAAGATCCCCCTGATTGTCTGCGGAGACTTCAATGCAGAGCCGACCGAGGAGGTCTACAGGGAGTTTTCGAACTCTAGCCTCAACTTAAACAGTGCATACAAGCTGCTGAGCCCCGATGGACAGTCGGAGCCCCCCTACACCACCTGGAAGATCCGGCCCTCTGGAGAGTGCCGGCACACGCTGGATTACATCTGGTACTCCCAGCATGCCTTGAACGTGAACTCAGCCCTGGGCTTGCTGACTGAAGAGCAAATTGGGCCCAACAGGCTGCCCTCATTCAATTACCCTTCGGATCACCTGTCCCTTGTGTGTGACTTTAGCTTTAATCAGGACCCTGACAGACTGCTGTAATGTCTTAGAACACCACCTGGTATTGCTGTGTCTGAACTCTCCAGTCTTTTATTTTAGAGAAAACCTTGGAAGCTAGATGCTATTGAAAGATGAGGAAATAGTGTTGACTGACCATTTTTTCAGGCACTTGTTTGGAGTTACACTTGCTGTTCAGCCCTCATTGATGTGCAGCCTTCaagggaggaagaaggaagccaGTGTTGTTGTCATGCTCTTCTCGCCGTGTCAGGATTTGAAAACTAGAAGGCAAATGGCTTTATTCTTTCACTAAGCCCCCTGTTTTCAGGATTTGATCCTCTAATGAATGTGAAGACCTTAGTATTTAAATCAAAACACTTGTGTTTGTAAAACATCTTGCCCCGacaacaattttatttatttcatgttaAGCTTCTGCAGGTACCAAAGGGATGAGGTTCGACTACCGAGTGAGATTATCTTAAATCTTTTTCTGTTCAATGCAAAGGAAGTTTAATGCAGTTTAGACAAAAAGCTAAACTTATAATAGTGTGCTCTTGTCATTTTTCTATGACCTGAGATGATAAATTCATTAGAAATGTGAGGAAGGATCCCTCCAGTAAGAGCAGGTGAGGAAAGAGAGGTTGACTATGACCTAGAGTAATACCCTCACTTCTCCAGAACAAAGTGCATGTATCTGTCACACGCATACAGCCTGTAGGCTGTACAGTGACTGTACCTTCATCTCTTCTGTGCTTCTCTCTGGAGGACACAGCTAACCAGGGACTATTTCTTCCTCTACTTTGAGTATTTCTTTTCTAAATGGTTTAAATTTTTAGTCTTGTCAATCTTGCTGTTTCAGTAAAGGGCCAGTCTTaacattgaaatattttcttttatttatcttCAGAATCTAAAGCTACACTGGAAGCTGTTATAagataaaatttatttattgagAGAAGTTGGTGATCCTGCATCTGATTGGAAAGCATAGAGTGACAGTTTCCAGGAGCCTCTTCCTGTGACCCAGGGAAGCTCTGGCAAAGCATCTGGGCTACAACAGAGGTGTGTTAGTATAGTGTGTTAGTATAGTAACTCCTTTGACTGCTCACAGCGACATAGGAATTGCATATTTGGGTTGTAAACATGCCATTATGCCAGGAAATGGCATAGGAAGAGAGTTGGGAAGGGGGACAACAGTTGGAGTTGTGCTGACATTTAGACAGTTGAGGAAGATACGGCAGGGCAAATAAAGAAGTATTTCTTTGTGAAGTAGGTACATAGTAACTCTTAAATGTTCCAGCTGTTTAATAATAAAACTCTTTGGAAAAAAGTAATATCTTGGCTGCTGTCTTTCTCACTTTGCTGTCCCAAGTTCCTGTTGCCAAGGAGGTGACCTGTGTCAACTAGTTTGAGCTTCAGGTTGCTGCTGACGCTTCCCCTTCCAGACCTCTTTTCCTCCACCCCTAACCATAATCTCAGAGTGGcatggctgcttttccttcacGGCACACACTCTTTCTCCAGCTTGGAATGTCCAGATTTCACAAGTCTGAAAGAAAGGAGTTATGCTTAGCTGTTAAGCTGCTCACTCATCTAGTTAGAGGGGAAACCTACACTGTATTAATTTAAACATTCCCCTCTCCAACAGCTGCGTGGAGCTACAAACCTGCAAAGCCAGGTGCAAGAATTCCTCCCTGAGGGCTGCTAAATGTGCCTGGGAAGGCTGGCCCCTTACAAGATGCAGCTGTATCTGCCACTTGCTTCTAAAACCTCATTTGAAGAGAAGAAGCACCACAGGTGTGAGCTTTACACAGCCCATAAATTACTATACTTGCATTGGTGAGAAGGGAAATACAGAGTCTGGTGACTGGAAGTCTCAAACTCCCACACAAACACACTCCTCATCAGGCAAACAAATGAAGTGCTGTTGTGGAGCTGTAACATGCTCTGCACATGTTCCTGACCCTTGCAGGATGAGGGTGATGGTCTGCTTCCAAGCAGAGGCTCCTTTAACCAGCTTGGGGTTTATGTGGATTTGACTTTCCCCAAAAGAAGGGATTTTACAACCAAGGAGCCAGTGGCCTTGGTGAATACTGTTACCAGGCATGTGCAGTATGCCAGCACCACCTTTGGCTAGAATTTCAGAAGGAGCAAATTGTGTCCCTGGAAGCCAGAAGGGTGGCACTTCTGGGGGAGATTTTGGGCAAGAGATGCAACACTGCCAAGGCCCCACAGAAAGACAGACCTTTGAGTGTTGCTGCCATGTTTCATACCAACTAGACACTGACAGCTTCCTTTTTATGGTGCTGGCTGCCCTCACTTGTGCAGAGGGGGTGGGATGCAGAGCTTCACCTTTACAATTATTTTCTCTTAGGACCTTCCCCCAAATAGCCttgcaaggaaaagaaattatacAAGTGCCTGTTAATTAACATCTGTAGTCATCTGCAGCTAAACACTTCTAAAATCAACACCACAATGTAGACCTATAAGATGGTATCTTTAGGAGGTCAAATCCTTGCTAATCTACCACAAAAAACTCACACCAGAAGCTGGAGCTTCCATCCAGACTCCTTTTGGAAGTTTTCTCTCTCTGGAAGAAACTATACTTGTGGTAGAAAGCCCTTACCTGAGAGCCACGATCAAGTCTGTATTTAAGAACAAACTAAACCataaccaaaaaaccccaccactcCCACCAAAAAGCCCATGGTTTCATTTCACTTTTGTATGAGCAGCTCCGTTTTCCTCAGCCAGTCAAGGTGTCCATCAGTGTGGCACCTTTCCCACTGCCACAGACCCGATTATGGGAGGCTTTTTACCAGGAGGAACTGAATTATCACAGCTGCTGAATGCCCACTGTCACTCTCACAGTGGAGTATATGGTATCTATGATTCTTAAGACATTTTAATTTATACCCTTGCTTGCATCCCTTGCTTGATTCTCCTAAACAAGAAATCAAACTGTTGAGAAAGAGCATGATTTGTGTGATACTGCCATCACTGCAGAACCTCTCCTGAAGTGGAAAGGGCTGGGATTCTTCTTTCATCCTGGACATGTTACAGTAGATATTCACTGCTTAAAGGGTAATTTTGAAGTCAAGGTGGGGGTGGAATAACTGAAAAGGCTGGGGACTCTTCCCATCTCAAGGCAATTTTTAATACTGTCCTACTCAGAAAATCCCTGCCAATGTTAAACCCTTTCtgctggattaaaaaaaaaaaaaaaaaggtagataGGCTGCAGAAATTAACTGGTAAGTTTCCAGGCAGCTTCACCCTTTTTTTCCAGTACATGCTATAGTTTATTTTGCAGACAGACTCTTTTGGAAAACTTAAATGGATTATTGCTCTTGCTTTGTTTTATGCAGTCAGAGGCaagcctgcagcactgaaatatttttgccaGCTATAAATATCAGTAcactaaatatttttcagaagcagaaaggatttttcttcctgtgtagCAGTATGACTCTTAACAATAAAAAATGTCTTCCAAGCTCTTCTTATAAATGTATGCCTTATAAGAACACCAAGGCTAAAAAAAGGCACCACAGATCCCTTGCTTTTATCTTGAATAAAGCCTGCCTTAGCTTTAGCAGTGACAGTTTTCCCTCACTCTCAAGCAAGCTGCAAGAAGAAATGACCCACTTGTTTaatttgctgagaggcagaagctGTTGCTTATTAAAACACTGTCTCTCCTGGAGAGCAATTAGTTTCCAGATACACAGTGTCATTTGGATATTCCTAACAAGCTTAACACCTGCTATTTCAACTGTCTCTGTAAGGCAGAATTGCACTTAGCTTGTTCTGGCAGTAACAATTTCACATGTAGCTGAGATCCCTGATGCACATGTTGTGCTGAATACCAACTTGAGGTTTCAAGCGCCTCTCAATTTTCTCCTCAACTTCTGACTGCCCCCAGCTCACTCATCCAGATCACCTCAGATGTAAGTCTCCAAAGCCCTAAAGTTGATGAAATCAATTAGCAGAGGATCCCAAGCCTTCCTTCCAGCATATTATACCCAGACAACTTGAGATGTGTCAGGGCCCAGACCCCTTCACAGGGAAAGACGTGCAAGAGATCTAACAAGAACAGTTGTCTCTGGAATGAGATTCCCCTTTCaacttttctcatttttcataCTCAGACATTTATTCTGAGTTGCAACTCACAGCTGAGATCTTTTCCCTTGTGGATTACACAACATCACCCTTTTCATTCTGTAACTTAGAACAGTgggtttgaaaaataaaaatagctttTATCTGCAAAATCAGTGGTACCAAGTCTGTGTATGTCTCAATGCCTTCTGCATAAAGCATACTCACTTCACACAAGTTTCATTCTCCCCACACATCTACGAGTTACTGCTTGCCAAGGATGAGTTAAGCATGGACCCTTCTACATAAACCACCAGATTCAGATGTAAAAGGGAATTCCACTTTCACCCatgtacaaaacaaaacatttttcaatGAGATTTCAAAAGCCTGGAGTATAGCTAGATACCAACCATTTCAATATTCTAGCGTTCCTTTCATCTGTTCCAGATGTTACAAACCTGACCAAAGCTCCCTCATCCTGAGGTCACGTCCTCCAACACAACCAgtaaaaacatatttacagaatcaGGTTAAGTCCCCTTTCCATTTCAGTTACAGCACATCCTCACACACAATGAGATTCTCACAGCACTCCAGGAACTTCAGGTGAGTATCCTCTGGCAGCCAGCCAGTATCCTGTGCCACTCACTGGTGGCCAGGGGAGAGAGCCAAAGGACCATCACTGGTTCCATggcaggacacagcactggCAGTGTCTCAGAGTTGGCTATGTGCTCACTACCCTGCCACCAGTGGAGTTGGGTGCCTTCGTTCCTCTAGTTTTTGCCATTACATAATGAAGTCTTGGCATTACAAGAAGGTCATCAGCTGGAGATCCTTATCTAATTCCAGGAAGAGAAGTTTGTCCCCATTTGACTTCCAGTGTATCTAAATTAGGTGTTGGAAAGGTCTTAATTACAAATACTTGACATAGATACTTCATGCTCTGAGATACAATCAAGTAACAGCCATCTAGAAGAGGGTTTCTTACAGACTGGACTTACAACAGTAGGTTTAAAAACACTTGTTTCTCTCTTCTTATCTTTTGGCTCAGATTTCTACCACCTGCCTCTCTTTGCACTGCTCCATTTCCCTTTACACAGAACATTAGTACCTCTCAGACTGCCAAATTAATCAAGTGATTGCCCAGCTCCCCCTACTTCCCTTTCCTACCTTTCTTAGAAAAAAATGTTGTCTTCTCTCTCCCCTTCCTTGTGTGAAGGGGTCTAAGTCCTCTATCCCATGCCAGAAATACAGTTCACATGTAAGAACTTTTGATTCTTTGGATTGCTGCCTTAAACATACTTTTTTATCTGCTTCAGCTTCATTTTGTTCTTGAActccacctccctgctcaagaggatgaaaaagaagtttttccaGAAGCCTTTCATAGTTTCCCCAAGGCTAGCCTGGCTGTGTGGAGCTATTTCCACTTTTCTTACCAGTTCAGGGGAAGAATGGGCCTTGCTGCTAGGATGCTACAAGTAACCTGGTTCTCAGCATGTAAACTATTTCATTCTGGTGTCTTCCAGCATTACAGAAGTCGCCAGTTCCAGACAGCTGCTAAAACTGCTCCTCCAGGCATGAAGTACTTAGATGATGATTTAGACTTCAGCTAAATTTCAAGATTACCCAGGTTCCTGTCCTGAAGACTTTTCAGGGCATATCACTAGGAACTGGGGGTCCATTGGGCACTTGACTACCCACAGCATGATGTGCCAGCGTGGTGCTCCTGAAATCAGGGCAAGATACATACAAAGCCATGCAGATAGACTGGAAACATGGAACCAGTATCTGGTGTAGCTAGAGGAGCAGTTAGGTAGCTCACAGAGCCCATGTGTATGCTCACCATCCTGAAAACGTGTAAGAACTAGGCCCCTGCCAGAAGTTACCTCACCAGCTACAGCAAGCTTCTCAGATATTTAAACAAATGAGTGAGAGAGTTGGTCAGCCCTTTGAAGCAGGGAGGAGTCCCAAAATTTCACACTGTATCATCTATATTAGGATGAATGCCTGGAAGATTTCAAGAAAAGGAGGTTAACAGGTTAGcagaaaggaagaaggaaaaaataaacagcacACCAAACAccattaaattttctttctgtatttcattAAAACCTACTTGAATACACTTTGAAACAAGAGTACAACAAAATAGAATATACTTCAAATGTTGAATATACAAACTATTATAGTTCGTTCTGAACACTGGTACTTCCCTCTTAACTCCAACTAAAAAAATTTACAGGTTTAGAGCTACCTGACAAAAGCTCATGCTGGGCGTGACCTTTGAAGTGAGAGTAGAGCTGAAACTGAAATGTATGCACAGATGTCAAGGCTACGTGAGAGAAACAGGCATGGTACAGCAGAAGGCAGAAAACCTGCTGCTACTTTGTCCACGATTAAGAAATTTAGACAGACTTTTAACTACCATACAAAATATGTTACATGTTATTCTATAACAATACTGTGCTAGGTAcaaggtttttaaaaaatctgttttaataaaaaagcTTTACACAAACAAGCCATTAGCTTATTTCAAGAAAGATAACTGAAAATCAGTCTAAGGCTTTCAATTTGAATCTGCTTAAGCTGTATAATACAAAAATCCCTCCAGGCCTCTGTCTTCTTTTAGAAGCTCTTAAATCTCCTTTATTTCACTTCCTACAATACCTAGTAGCATAGTTTTTCACATAGCACCAGTTGAGTACTGTGGGCACACAGTAGTAATCGCTGGTATGCACATAAAATGCATCAAATTTGCCATTTGTGTAACAATGAGACTTTCCTCTCCCCCTGAAAACTAAAAACCAAGGCAAACCTCTCACACAGCTCTCTCTTAGTGTTGCAGGTCTTAGTGTAACTTGGTAACCAGTAGCGTAGTGAAATTGTTTGGTCCCTTTTCagtccctctctctttccttctccatAGGTTCAGCTGTTTCCCAACTGGAAGAGGCAGTTTTTATCAGCGTATCAGTGTGGTTTAATTCCCACTGAAACacgggaaaataattttttttttccagtaagtCTTCAACATGTGCATGTTTATTAACATTACAAAGCTCTCCTTTTTGACTTGGTGGTGGCATCCACATCCCTCCCCCAGTTATGTCAGTATATCCAAAACCGTAACAGTTAGAAGTCCATGCTGGAAGAAACCCATTCTTCATTTTTCACACGTGATGATTCCTTCTGTTTTCATTGTTACAGGAAGGGCAATAGCTGAGGGTGTACTAACTACTACTACATGGGTTACAGTCTTGCTTCCATCCACTGGCTTCTCCTCTTTTACCAGCTGCAGTGTTTTCACTTCACATTCCTGTTTCAAAGCAGCTATGTCTGATTTAACT
This window contains:
- the NOCT gene encoding nocturnin, whose protein sequence is MYQSSARCLCSALPALCCAPAAASASRLPLPRPCSHPPGPGPAAPQAAAGPPAPGAPPRTVCSMGNSTSRLYSVLAKTLSSGAVSQHQNCLEQLDSAQLDPIDPKDLLEECQIVLQKRPPRFQRNFVNLKKNTASNHRPIRVMQWNILAQALGEGKDNFVQCPMEALKWEERKCLILEEILAYKPDILCLQEVDHYFDTFEPLLSRLGYQCTFFPKPWSPCLDVEHNNGPDGCAMFFLKERFELVSSANIRLTAMKLKTNQVAIAQTLKCHETGRLFCIAVTHLKARTGWERFRSAQGCDLLQNLKNITQGAKIPLIVCGDFNAEPTEEVYREFSNSSLNLNSAYKLLSPDGQSEPPYTTWKIRPSGECRHTLDYIWYSQHALNVNSALGLLTEEQIGPNRLPSFNYPSDHLSLVCDFSFNQDPDRLL